A single genomic interval of Coccidioides posadasii str. Silveira chromosome 1, complete sequence harbors:
- a CDS encoding uncharacterized protein (SECRETED:SignalP(1-25)~EggNog:ENOG410PFGI~COG:U~TransMembrane:9 (n8-18c25/26o277-302i352-380o386-408i428-447o459-482i509-532o544-570i582-601o613-642i)~BUSCO:3097at33183): protein MRPSFPNTLHLLSPLLLLYPHFSSAFYLPGVAPTSYEVGQKVPLHVNRVSPTVSEHDAQLHSIISYDYYYSDFMFCRPKDGPEDVRESLGSIIFGDRIQTSPFEIFMAKNETCKLLCPEVVFDPASSSFVNQRIWDGYNVNLLIDGLPAAQLSEDPQTDEEFYSPGFFLGEVDKDGSKLLNNHYDIYVDYHRAAALGKTEQYRVVGVLVNPSSRKPSKVLNDDKKAECSPNGPPVSLSEDEDTTVAWTYSVIWRESPTAWATRWDKYLHVYDPSVHWYSLIYSAVFVILLVALVSTILLRALRKDIARYNRLNMINLDDLDGNPASVEDGIQEDSGWKLVHGDVFRCPKQPLLLSVFLGNGAQLFMMTGLTVLFALFGLLSPSNRGFLGTVILILYTFLGSIGGYVSARAYKSFGGEAWKQLIIATPLVLPAIVFSVFFFLNFILWIKGASGAVPFTTMVVIVLIWFIISVPLSVAGSWIGFKQPALEGPTKTNQIPRQIPPAVGSLRLIPSTLIAGLLPFAAIFVELYFIMNSLWTGKIYYMFGFLFLCYGLMIMMSAMTTILLVYFLLCAEDYRWQWRSFIGAGMTGGYVFINALIFWVTRVSFGGITGAILYLGYSALLAFLAFILTGSIGFFASWAFIHRIYRSIKVD from the exons ATGCGGCCCTCGTTTCCAAATACCCTTCACCTCCTTTCCCCCCTCTTACTCCTCTATCCACACTTTTCATCGGCGTTCTATCTTCCGGGTGTTGCGCCAACCTCCTACGAAGTCGGCCAAAAGGTTCCGCTCCATGTAAACCGCGTCTCACCAACTGTCTCTGAACACGATGCTCAACTCCATTCCATAATTTCATATGACTACTATTACTCGGACTTTATGTTCTGCCGGCCTAAAGACGGGCCAGAGGATGTCAGAGAATCACTCGGCAGTATTATATTCGGCGACCGCATCCAGACATCTCCGTTTGAGATCTTCATGGCCAAGAACGAAACCTGCAAATTGCTTTGCCCGGAGGTCGTGTTTGACCCGGCGAGCAGTAGTTTCGTCAATCAGAGAATATGGGATGGGTACAATGTGAATTTGCTTATAGATGGGCTCCCTGCGGCGCAGCTGAGCGAGGATCCGCAGACAGACGAGGAGTTCTATAGCCCTGGATTCTTCTTGGGCGAGGTTGATAAAGATGGGAGCAAGTTGCTGAACAATCATTATGATATCTATGTTGATTACCATCGTGCAGCGGCTTTGGGCAAGACAGAGCAGTACCGCGTCGTTGGCGTCTTAGTGAACCCTTCCTCGCGAAAGCCATCAAAGGTCCTGAATGATGATAAAAAAGCTGAATGCTCACCGAACGGACCTCCGGTTTCTCTCAGTGAAGACGAAGACACGACCGTCGCTTGGACTTATAGTGTCATCTGGAGGGAATCCCCGACAGCCTGGGCCACCCGCTGGGATAAGTACCTGCACGTCTATGATCCCAGCGTGCATTGGTACTCGCTCATTTACTCCGCGGTTTTTGTCATCCTGCTAGTGGCCCTAGTTAGCACGATCTTACTCCGAGCACTACGAAAAGATATCGCGAGGTACAACAGGCTCAACATGATCAACCTGGACGACTTGGATGGAAATCCGGCTTCCGTCGAAGATGGAATTCAGGAAGATTCTGGTTGGAAGCTCGTGCACGGTGACGTATTCCGTTGCCCGAAACAGCCATTACTGCTGAGCGTATTCTTGGGAAATGGCGCCCAGCTCTTCATGATGACTGGCCTGACAGTTC TCTTTGCCTTGTTCGGTCTTCTCTCTCCGTCGAACAGAGGGTTTTTGGGAACAGTCATCCTGATACTCTATACTTTCCTCGGCTCTATCGGCGGCTACGTTTCAGCCAGAGCTTATAAGTCGTTTGGAGGTGAAGCTTGGAAGCAACTCATCATTGCAACGCCTCTCGTGTTACCGGCTATTGTGTTTTCGGTGTTCTTTTTCCTAAACTTCATCCTCTGGATTAAAGGGGCCAGTGGCGCTGTGCCTTTCACCACCATGGTAGTTATAGTTTTGATATGGTTTATTATCAGCGTGCCTCTCAGCGTGGCAGGCAGCTGGATCGGGTTCAAACAACCG GCTCTCGAAGGACCGACGAAAACAAATCAGATCCCCCGTCAGATCCCTCCAGCGGTTGGTTCGCTCCGACTGATCCCGTCTACTTTGATTGCCGGCTTACTTCCCTTTGCGGCTATCTTTGTTGAGTTGTACTTCATCATGAATTCGCTCTGGACCGGTAAAATCTACTATATGTTTggcttcctcttcctttgCTACGGTTTGATGATCATGATGTCCGCCATGACCACTATACTCCTAGTATATTTCCTTCTCTGTGCTGAGGACTACCGGTGGCAATGGAGATCGTTCATCGGCGCCGGCATGACGGGCGGGTATGTTTTCATTAACGCCCTTATCTTTTGGGTAACACGGGTTAGCTTTGGCGGAATCACTGGCGCCATCCTTTATTTGGGATATTCGGCATTGTTAGCATTCTTAGCTTTCATTCTGACTG GCTCGATCGGATTTTTCGCCTCCTGGGCGTTTATTCACCGTATATATAGATCTATCAAGGTAGACTGA
- the NCS1 gene encoding Neuronal calcium sensor 1 (EggNog:ENOG410PH1H~COG:T~BUSCO:13714at33183), giving the protein MGKSQSKLSPSQLDELQKATHFDKKELQQWYKGFLKDCPSGTLTKEEFQKIYRQFFPFGDPSSFANYVFRVFDSDNSGMIDFKEFICALSVTSRGRMEDKLDWAFQLYDIDGDGKISYDEMLAIVEAIYKMVGSMVKLPEDEDTPEKRVKKIFRMMDKDENGSLDIAEFKEGSKRDETIVSALSLYDGLV; this is encoded by the exons ATGGGGAAGTC ACAGTCGAAGTTGTCCCCCTCGCAACTTGATGAACTTCAAAAAGCGACCCATTTCGACAAGAAGGAGTTGCAGCAATGGTATAAAG GGTTCCTGAAGGACTGCCCCTCCGGCACCCTTACGAAGGAGGAATTCCAAAAGATCTACCGGCAGTTCTTCCCCTTTGGCGACCCGTCCTCTTTTGCGAACTACGTTTTCAGAGTATTTGATTCCGATAATAGCGGCATGATCGACTTTAAAGAGTTCATCTGCGCCCTATCGGTGACCTCCCGCGGCAGAATGGAAGACAAATTAGACTGGGCTTTCCAGCTGTACGATATCGATGGCGACGGGAAGATCAGCTACGATGAAATGCTCGCGATAGTCGAGGCTATATATAAAATG GTTGGGTCAATGGTAAAGCTCCCGGAAGATGAAGATACCCCTGAAAAGCGCGTCAAGAAGATCTTCCGGATGATGGATAAGGATGAGAACGGAAGCCTGGACATCGCCGAATTCAAGGAGGGCAGTAAGCGGGACGAGACCATTGTCAGCGCCCTATCGCTTTACGATGGCCTTGTTTAG